In a single window of the Candoia aspera isolate rCanAsp1 chromosome 14, rCanAsp1.hap2, whole genome shotgun sequence genome:
- the ANKRD61 gene encoding ankyrin repeat domain-containing protein 61, translating into MFGHHDHHPLHLAVTIGCHHLIPDLLKRGAKINDRAEANQTALHLASETLNQEAIKMLLRCGAKVNCTTLMTKQTALHLAVHCSSSKAGLVLAAGGKCVELLLLHGANVHMKDWEGQEAIHRACQSGREDIINLLLDYGADVNSLTWREESPLFLFLERAINLRKVHVLKKLLSLSYPLKLTNGEGRLPRALGHPCWEPLKGLLLQASSEVWSLQDICKFNIRKIYGGNSRYWLKRRIPTQLWDSIFISQQFSYASKINDLTVCNVHTSQE; encoded by the coding sequence ATGTTTGGCCACCATGATCACCACCCTCTCCATTTAGCTGTAACGATTGGGTGTCATCACCTAATACCCGACCTGCTGAAGCGGGGGGCCAAAATAAACGACAGGGCGGAAGCAAACCAAACTGCTCTTCACCTAGCTTCAGAAACCCTCAACCAAGAAGCCATTAAAATGCTACTCCGCTGCGGTGCCAAGGTAAACTGCACAACTCTGATGACCAAACAGACGGCGCTGCATCTGGCGGTCCACTGCTCCTCCTCCAAGGCCGGCCTTGTCTTAGCAGCAGGTGGGAAGTgtgtggagctgctgctgctgcatggcGCAAATGTGCACATGAAAGACTGGGAAGGCCAGGAAGCCATTCACCGCGCTTGCCAGAGCGGCAGAGAAGACATCATTAACCTCCTCCTCGATTATGGGGCAGACGTGAACTCCTTAACGTGGCGGGAGGAGTCTCCCCTTTTTCTATTCCTTGAAAGAGCAATCAATCTAAGAAAGGTCCACGTTCTGAAGAAGCTGCTAAGCCTATCGTACCCTCTGAAGCTCACTAACGGCGAAGGCCGACTACCCCGAGCGCTCGGCCACCCCTGCTGGGAGCCGCTGAAAGGCCTGCTTCTGCAAGCATCTTCAGAAGTGTGGTCCTTGCAGGATATCTGCAAGTTCAACATCAGGAAGATATATGGAGGAAACTCAAGATATTGGCTCAAACGGAGAATCCCAACCCAACTGTGGGACTCTATATTCATTAGCCAACAGTTTTCGTACGCTTCAAAAATAAACGACTTGACCGTGTGCAATGTGCACACCAGTCAAGAGTAG